From one Syntrophobacterales bacterium genomic stretch:
- a CDS encoding histidine triad nucleotide-binding protein → MEDCIFCRIVNGEIPATKVYEDDRVLAFDDIQPMAPVHVIIIPKKHIATLMNVESGEMTDLQAMMAAAQEIARVKMVDQKGFRVVINCNAEGGQVVFHLHMHLLGGRKLRDGLN, encoded by the coding sequence ATGGAGGATTGTATATTCTGCAGGATTGTCAACGGAGAGATTCCCGCAACCAAGGTATATGAGGATGACCGCGTTTTAGCTTTTGACGACATACAACCGATGGCGCCTGTCCACGTCATCATCATTCCAAAAAAACATATCGCCACGCTGATGAATGTCGAAAGCGGGGAGATGACGGATTTGCAGGCAATGATGGCTGCCGCCCAGGAGATTGCCAGGGTGAAGATGGTTGATCAAAAAGGTTTCCGGGTAGTTATTAACTGCAACGCAGAGGGGGGGCAGGTTGTTTTTCATCTGCATATGCATCTTTTGGGCGGACGAAAACTGCGCGACGGTCTAAACTGA
- the hisA gene encoding 1-(5-phosphoribosyl)-5-[(5-phosphoribosylamino)methylideneamino]imidazole-4-carboxamide isomerase, translated as MIVIPAIDLRKGRCVRLSQGDFNRVSIYEGDPAVVASVWKEKGAERLHVVDLDGSLEGSPRQRQVISAIISATHLPVEVGGGIRNMETVEDYLKGGARWVILGTAAFADPSFVKEACRAYPGQVILGIDAAGGKAAVHGWTKQTQMTPEELALRFAEDSPAAIIFTDISRDGMETGLNRESTAALAMKVGMPVIASGGVAGIGDIEKLLPFEKSGVIGVVVGKALYSGALSLEEAIACAKKKRD; from the coding sequence ATGATAGTTATCCCGGCAATTGATCTGAGAAAAGGCCGGTGCGTGCGGCTTTCGCAAGGCGACTTCAATCGGGTTTCCATTTATGAGGGAGACCCTGCCGTCGTGGCCTCTGTCTGGAAGGAAAAAGGCGCCGAACGACTGCATGTGGTCGATCTGGACGGCTCCCTTGAGGGGAGTCCCCGGCAGAGGCAGGTTATTTCCGCAATTATCTCAGCGACGCATTTACCTGTCGAGGTCGGCGGCGGCATCAGAAATATGGAGACGGTTGAGGACTATCTTAAGGGTGGGGCGCGCTGGGTAATTCTGGGAACAGCGGCTTTTGCGGATCCATCCTTTGTAAAGGAGGCATGTCGGGCCTACCCCGGTCAGGTCATCCTGGGAATAGATGCAGCGGGAGGAAAAGCGGCGGTTCACGGATGGACAAAACAAACGCAAATGACCCCGGAAGAGCTGGCATTGCGTTTTGCCGAAGATAGCCCTGCGGCTATAATCTTTACAGACATTTCCCGGGACGGCATGGAAACAGGACTTAACCGGGAGTCAACCGCCGCGTTGGCAATGAAGGTGGGCATGCCGGTTATCGCTTCCGGAGGGGTTGCCGGTATAGGCGATATAGAAAAGCTGTTGCCCTTTGAAAAAAGCGGCGTTATCGGAGTCGTCGTCGGCAAAGCCCTTTATTCGGGCGCCCTTTCTCTGGAAGAGGCGATAGCCTGCGCAAAGAAAAAGCGGGATTAA